The Apium graveolens cultivar Ventura chromosome 11, ASM990537v1, whole genome shotgun sequence genome has a window encoding:
- the LOC141698346 gene encoding uncharacterized protein LOC141698346 isoform X1, protein MDVLGVHMPPRIYFVICTGHEVVRSFNENNNRITGLASVYNMLDVLDFSGKYTLLFMFDGISRLRVRVFENSQIETPIGEAGEGNMTAFHFEVKACHMLDYECDVDIPAEYRNECYPWLMVDHISTYVGFRCWPLQTRHRRDRKRTTINGGWLVFRRDNAI, encoded by the exons ATGGATGTTCTTGGTGTCCACATGCCTCCAAGAATTTATTTTGTGATATGTACAGGTCATGAAGTAGTCAGATCTTTCAATGAAAACAACAATAGGATAACTGGACTTGCAAGTGTATATAATATGTTAGATGTTCTGGATTTCAGCGGGAAATACACGCTCTTGTTTATGTTTGATGGTATTTCCAGGCTTCGAGTCAGAGTTTTTGAGAATTCTCAGATTGAGACACCAATTG GTGAGGCTGGAGAGGGCAACATGACAGCATTTCATTTTGAAGTAAAAGCATGTCACATGCTTGATTATGAGTGTGATGTG GATATCCCAGCTGAATACAGGAATGAGTGTTATCCCTGGTTGATGGTGGATCATATATCAACATATGTTGGGTTCCGTTGCTGGCCGCTTCAAACTCGTCACAGACGCGACAGGAAGCGCACAACAATAAATGGCGGTTGGTTGGTGTTCCGGAGGGATAATGCAATTTAA
- the LOC141698346 gene encoding uncharacterized protein LOC141698346 isoform X2, with amino-acid sequence MDVLGVHMPPRIYFVICTGEAGEGNMTAFHFEVKACHMLDYECDVDIPAEYRNECYPWLMVDHISTYVGFRCWPLQTRHRRDRKRTTINGGWLVFRRDNAI; translated from the exons ATGGATGTTCTTGGTGTCCACATGCCTCCAAGAATTTATTTTGTGATATGTACAG GTGAGGCTGGAGAGGGCAACATGACAGCATTTCATTTTGAAGTAAAAGCATGTCACATGCTTGATTATGAGTGTGATGTG GATATCCCAGCTGAATACAGGAATGAGTGTTATCCCTGGTTGATGGTGGATCATATATCAACATATGTTGGGTTCCGTTGCTGGCCGCTTCAAACTCGTCACAGACGCGACAGGAAGCGCACAACAATAAATGGCGGTTGGTTGGTGTTCCGGAGGGATAATGCAATTTAA